The Primulina eburnea isolate SZY01 chromosome 6, ASM2296580v1, whole genome shotgun sequence genome contains a region encoding:
- the LOC140833454 gene encoding histone H3.2 produces the protein MARTKQTARKSTGGKAPRKQLATKAARKSAPATGGVKKPHRFRPGTVALREIRKYQKSTELLIRKLPFQRLVREIAQDFKTDLRFQSSAVAALQEAAEAYLVGLFEDTNLCAIHAKRVTIMPKDIQLARRIRGERA, from the coding sequence ATGGCGCGTACGAAGCAAACGGCAAGGAAATCCACAGGCGGGAAGGCACCCAGGAAGCAGCTGGCAACGAAGGCGGCGAGGAAATCCGCCCCGGCCACTGGAGGCGTGAAGAAGCCTCACAGATTCCGCCCGGGGACGGTGGCTCTGAGGGAGATCCGGAAATATCAGAAGAGCACTGAGCTGCTCATCAGGAAGCTGCCATTCCAGAGGCTTGTGAGGGAGATTGCCCAGGATTTCAAGACCGACCTTCGCTTCCAGAGCTCCGCCGTGGCTGCACTTCAGGAAGCTGCAGAGGCCTATCTGGTGGGTCTGTTCGAGGATACGAACTTGTGCGCTATTCACGCTAAAAGGGTCACCATTATGCCTAAGGATATTCAGTTAGCGAGGAGGATTCGGGGTGAGAGAGCTTAA